Sequence from the Panicum virgatum strain AP13 chromosome 5N, P.virgatum_v5, whole genome shotgun sequence genome:
CATCAACGGCCACACTATCTCGCGACTCGCGAGTCGCGCCGACCAACCGGCCGTccatctcctcctcttccgcaTCTGCCCCTACGCTTCCAGGGGAACTACAGGTGTGCCACCTGGCCTACCGGGACTGGCCCACGCCCATCCGTCTCCACACCATCCCACCGGTTGTCGCCTGTCTCTGACAGATCGACCCCTAGAGATCCCTCGCGTCCAGGGGCTAAAACGTCCACTCCCACTCCGCACAACCAACCCACGACGGTGTACAGCTACAACTAACGGCCACCCGacttgcgccgccggccgccgccaaaCGCGAGGCCGGGAGCTACGGGCGGAATCAGAAGATCCCCGGGGATCCAACGCACCGAACGGCCTCTGCTGCGCCCGCGCGGAAGAAATCTGGGGGCGCAGCGCAGCGCCGCAGCAAACTCTAGACGGAAACAAGCTGCTGTGGCTGCCAGGGAGGAGGGCTCGAGTGCTCAACTGGGGCTCGGGAGGTCGGAGGCTCAGGCACCCGGGCCGTCTCGGTTTTTTATTCGCGAGACGGAGCTCCGCCCCGGAGCAGACCAGAGACAGGCGGCCGCGCTGGTGCTGTGGGTTGGCATAGAGATGGGGCCGAGATCCATCCCGATTCGGCATTGAGCTGCTCTGCTTTGCTGGTAAGCAACCCTAGCTTTGCTTGGATGGAATTGTTCGAGGAGCAAGTTTACCTGTAGGAGATCTTATTTTGGATACGCGCTGCGAGCAACGAGCAATCGGATCCAATCCAATAGTGATTCCTTTCGGTCCGTTAGGGTGGATTTCGTTGCCGCGCGGTGGCGTGGAGTGCCAATCTGCTCCGCTTTCGCTCGATTGGATTTCGCTCTTCTTCTTGTTTGGCGCGCCCATTATCTATCTCAGTCGATACCACAGGACTTGACACAAGGTCTGAGCCCGAATGCCCCCCACACTGTGTACGCCCCCTGCTTCTAGATGGAGTTTTAGTGAACTCTACATGCCTCTTGCTGGAGTTGTTTGGATGCTTTGTCGATCTCTGCAATAGAACTTAGGTGCTGTTTGGTTTCAAGGTTCCTTTAGCGCAAACGTAAACGGGGTGAGTTCACAACAATAATGAAAATGGAATGATCGTTCACCTGATTTGTTTGGTTCATCACGTAAAGGGATTGAATAGAACCTGATCGTGGCCTGCGGCCTAGCTCGGACACCACCGCATTTATGCCATCATCACAGGGATGCTTGTTGGGTGTGTCGTGCGAACTTGTGTGCGGATGGGAGTCGCACTGTGGGGATCGCATAATGTTGGGTCATGGGTGGTATTGTGGTAACGACTTCACATAGCACCGTATCGAATCGTGTTGTGAAGCGATTACATCTCAGCCCAACGAAGCGTGATTTAATGCTATCAGGTGGCGCTGTGAATCGTTTACGGGGCAAAGTAGCCCAATCAAACAGCACCTTAGCTTTGTGTTAGAACAACTTAGAATTTTGGAGGCTTACTGATATTGTTTCTTAGGGACTGAAATTAGAGCATTTTTATCTTGAGAACCATTATGGATCATGGCTGTTCTGATTGGTAGTATGTTTATTATACTTGTATGCCATACTTAATCAGACCATAATTCAAGGGAACTTGTATGCCATACTTAATCAGACCATAATCAGACCTTAGTCTGACCATGATTGGTAGTCTGTTTGATAGTGCAAGGACTGTGCTGGAGCCATAATTCCCTTTAAGTTCCCCTAATATTCCCTAGATCTTCTGAATTTTTGTTTAGCAACTGAGTCGCAGTTTTCAACACACCTATATCTATATCTGTTCTAATTTGGTTTGTTCTTCCACCTGGCAGTCTATAACCTACCACAGAAGACTTGGGAATGCAGAAAGATGTGCTTGCTCAACAAGAAGCAAATATTCCGTGCAAACGAGACCCGGGTTTTATTCAAGCTGATATTGTTGGGCTCTCATGGGAATTGGCTTCATGCTGATACCATTCTTCTTTTCCGTAATTTAAAGCACAGTAGATCGAAGGCCTCTATATTTGTAGTCCATCATCTTGGAGACGACGGTTTAAAAAGTTCTCTTATATAAGTGGTGCACTGTTTGCTCTTTATACTATAGCTGCGCAGCTTGATACGATGGACGAAAGGAGGACAATTTTGATGGGACGTTATGAAATCGGGAAACAGTTGGGACAAGGAACCTTTGCAAAAGTCTTTTATGCTCGGAATCTTACTACCAGCCAAGCTGTTGCCATAAAGATGATTAACAAGGACAAGGTCATGAAGGTTGGGCTCATGGAACAGATAAAGAGGGAGATTTCAATAATGAGGTTAGTGAAGCATCCAAATGTTCTTCAGCTTTTTGAGGTTATGGCTAGTaagagcaagatttattttgtCTTGGAGTATGCTAAAGGTGGCGAGCTTTTCAACAAAATAGCTAAAGGGGGAAAGCTCAGTGAGGATGCTGCGAGGAAATATTTCCACCAGTTGATCAGTGCTGTCGATTATTGCCATAGTCGAGGTGTCTATCACCGTGACTTGAAGCCCGAAAACCTTCTATTGGATGAGAATGAAAACCTTAAAGTCTCAGATTTTGGTCTGAGTGCTCTAGCTGAGTCCAAAAGGCAAGATGGTCTCCTCCACACCACATGTGGAACTCCAGCTTATGTTGCTCCTGAAGTGCTAAGCAGAAAAGGCTATGATGGTGCAAAGGCAGATATATGGTCATGTGGAGTAATTCTATTTGTTCTTGTGGCTGGTTACCTTCCTTTCCATGACACAAATTTGATAGAGATGTACAGAAAGATTTCCAGAGCAGATTTTAGATGCCCTCGGGGTTTCTCTGCTGAGCTGAAGGATCTGCTACATAGAATTCTTGACCCAGATCCAAGCACTAGAATTTCTATCTCAAGGATAAAGCGGAGTGCTTGGTACAGAAAACCGGTTGAAGTCAACGCAAAGAAAAATGAGACTGAAACACCTGAAAATACCTGCACAGGTGAAGCTACAACCTCTGGCTCGACAGAATGCAGCACATCTGAGGGGAATCAAGGTTCATTAAGCCTTCCAAACTTGAATGCATTTGACATAATCTCTCTCTCAACAGGTTTTAATCTCTCTGGATTTTTTGAGGATAAGTATGGTCTCAACAGGGAAGAAAGATTCACAACTAGGCAGTCTGTAACTACAGTATTTGCAAAGCTGAAGGAGCTTTCCAGACACTTAAAGCTAAAGGTTAAGAAGAAAGAAAACGGGATCTTGAAATTGGCAGCTCCAAAGGAAGGAAAGAAGGGGGTACTTGAGCTTGATGCAGAGATCTTTGAGGTTGCCCCTTCTTTACTCCTAGTTGAGTTGAAAAAGACTAATGGTGACACTATGGAGTATCAAAAGCTAGTGAAAGAGGAGATACGACCAGCACTCAAGGATATTGTTTGGGTTTGGCAAGGTGATCAGCACCAGCACTCACAGCCAACTCTTCAAGAACAGCAGCCGGGACCACTATTCTCACCACAGCATGATCAGTTGCAAGCATCATTACCACGGCAGGAGCAGCAGGACTTGCCCAATGCACCATTGGCACCACAAGAGCCGCTGGATCAGCTGCAATCGCCCTTTGCCCAAGAGCAACCAGAGCAGTTGCCACCACAAGAGCAGTTGGACCAGTCGCCATTGCCAGTTGCTCTGGAGTAGCCAAAGAACTAGTTCTAATAGCCAACTGGTAATTCATATGTCCTCAACCATAGAGTAGCTGTGCCGCTTTTaccctcctcttttttttttcctgtctGCTTCTAATTCTTCTGCAATTGTAAAGCTGTATGCCTGTTTGTAATACAGAAGTGCCATATTTTTCAATTTGGAATCTACCGGAGAATTGATCTTGATGTTGAGCCAAAATTTTTGATAGAATAACTGAATAACAGCCATTGACCATCATTTTGAGTTTTATGAGTTATGATTGATAAATCTTTTTTTATTGATGAATTCCTTTACTGTCTCACCGTTATGAGTTCTGTGGGCTGTGGGCCTGCTATTTGTGCTGTGTATTTTTACAGATATAGCAACCGAGCTGATTGCCATGTGGTAGACAAGGCACTAAGGTAGAATGCCATGCTAACTATGCTGACCTCATTGTTCTTTACATTTCAATTCTCCCCTTTGTTGACACTGAAGAAATATTAAAGTCTGTACAGGTTTGTGAATACAGTCCCAGTAGTGGAATTAGGGCATTAGGCAGAAGTTAAGTCATTGCATAGTTTGGATTTTTATCTTGCAACTTTCAAGTTTATCTTTTTTGGTAGAGCCAACCCTGTGCAAACTGTGAAGTTATGATTACAAATTATTGAAATTTCTTTGTTTGGAGATGAAATGATTAAGATTGCACCTGCTTTGTAGTCATTTATGTATCCAAAAGTCTCACGGATGGTTTACAGTACAGCAGATGAACTTGTCTTGCTCCCATGGGTGAAAATTGAAATACAAGTGTTGGCCAAATTAGCAAATTAATAATGCCGTCTAACTTCCCTCCCATGACAGGTCAATGAAAAGTACATCGATAATTGATTTTAATACTTGTTGATCTGGTGGAAGAAGACGAAAATGATTGCAGCTTCCCTGATAGCTTCCTCTGCAAAGAGCAAGTCTTCGTCTACCCATGTGCAccagcaaaacaagaaaagtcAGAATCCATCCATGTTTCAGTTTGTTCCTACATACGGTGCTCGCTCTGACCCTGCTGGCACAGACGGTGAGCTGCATTGGCTGATACCTGAGAAATGAATGAACAACTGCAGGTAACTTAACCTTAATCTGTGATAGATATCCGGATTTCTATTTGTTATATATCCTGATCTGTTTTATCTCTTGATTTTCACCACCACTGTGCACTTGTGCTTTAGTAAATTTGCCATGGAATAAGGGGTCTCGGGTTGTTTTTTGCTGTTTGGATCCAGAGTTTGTTGCGCCACATGATTCTGTAGTAGATGATTTATCTAAATTGTTTCCATGGAAATCTATCTTCTATGGTGGTTCTTACCTCTCTCTGTTCTTCAATTCTCTTTGCAGCAGGGATTAAACATCGAAGGTGGGCCGCCACTCCATGGAACTGGATCAACAGAGGAACTGGCAAAATCTGAGTCCGAACGGATAAAAACCTTCTACCAGACAATCCTCTCGGTGCTCGTGGTGTTCATCGTAGCGGCACTGTCAGGCTACAAGGACATCAAGGAGCTCTACTCGATCACGAACCACAAGAAAGTACATCTCAGTAACCTTCTTGTCGCTGAGGGCCTCTTGATAATCATGACCTTCTTGTGTGCGGTTGCCCTAATGATGGTCGAGTTCTTCGTGTACCAATATGCCCGGCGAGGCCGTTCCTGGGACAGGGTTGTTACCATCCTTGTCGCGGTCACCGGCACGATGCTAATTGCGGCCAACACGGTCCTCGTCATCGTCACCAACAGAAACAACTCGGCGCTCTCCGTTATTCTCGCGCCGGTGGTGGTGCTTGTCAGTGTGGCTGTGCATGCCGGAGCATGGATGGAGGAAGAGCGCAGCGCAACGCTTGGCAGCAGGTACGACATGGTGATGAAGGGCACCTTTGACATGGCCACCATTGGCACTATGGCTTCCTTCGCTCTGCAGGGGACCGTCGCCTTCGGCTACCTGAAAACCCCTGACAACAATCAGGGCAAAGGGGACCCGCCGCTGGACCTTGCTGTGTGCTTCGCCACCTCCACGTTCTCCCTGGTCATGATGATGATCTGCGCCATGCCTCTGGTGCTTCTCCCGGCCAACATGCTGGAGGATCTCATCAGGGTCGTCGAGAGGCTCAGGCACGTCGTGCTTGCCGCGCTTGCTGTGATGGCGCTGGTAGTCTCCGTGGAGTTCCTGGAGGGCTTCGTCGTGCTCACCGTCTGCCCGGAGGCTGTCGCCCTGGTCCTGTATTACGCGGTGGAGTTCTTCTCACGTGAGGCCCATGGGGGGAGCTTGCCATGGCTGGACTTCGTCTTCCGGATCGTTGCCGCTGTGGGATTCTCGCTCATGACCGGCCTTTATGGTGCTTTCCTTGGGACCGACCACTACAGCGTGTACCTCAAGGCCGCCATGTTCATCCTCCTACTGGCAGTTCTGTCAAGCTTGAGCCGCTTGGCCATCCCGCTTGACCTCCCTGAGGTGGGAGGAGCAGGAGCTCTTGAGATGGGCATCGCGGGTATAgtcagtggcggatccaggtCACAGCCATAGGGGGGCTGAAGCCTTCTTCTCCCTTCACTTTCTCCTCCTCTAGCTCCCCTTGTTCCAATGGAGGTTGCAGCCCGTAGGGGGGACTGGAGCCCCCCAGCCCCCCCCCCTTTGGATCCGCCATTGGGTATAGTGGTCGCCTtcccggtggcggcgctcctggctGCCATTCCATTGGTGCTCAAGGTCTTCCTCGACCTCTACCTCAATCGCTATTTTTTTACAGTGTTTGGGGAGCTAGCAATTCTTAATGTCGCAGAGGGAAACGCTGTACACTAGTGAGCGTTTTTTTTATtcacttggttttggtatgcATTCCAGTGCAGCTTCCTGTTGCATCAGCATTACTGTAGCAGCATCGTATCATGGAGCTTCGCTTTGCAAGCCCTATTTCACAAGGCAAACAATTTTTCCTTATGTGGTACGTGAGTTGGATTCCTTTGCCTTTGCCTTtgcctttgcctttttgtgctGTTGATATGATTTTCTAGGACCGGTTCTCCAGAGCTGTACTTGGCATACCAGTTCCATGCTTCTTCCAGTTCGTGCCGAATTCACCACTGTACCAGCAGCAGATAAATCTATTCCCTGCAGGGTGCAGACTGCAGGCTGCGGCATGGATTTGGCGAGGCATTCTGCTCCAGAATTGGGCAAGCAAGGACTTGGACTGGACGGTAGATGCTTTCCTTTGCTTACCAGCTCGCTGCACGGAAAGCAACAGCCGCCTTAACCCTTTCGGCTGAGGCTCGACAGCTGCTTGACCACGGAGACCATTTTTGCTGCGAAATTGTCCAGTGCGTCGACGCTAATAGGCTCTTGTAAGCTCATACTCGGCAACCGAGGGAACATGGAAATGCCACCAGCACAGCACAGAGCGAAAGGCGCATCGATGAGCACGTATTGTTGTTAACAAAGTCAAGCCGCCTCCATTTTGTCATTTGGTGTGGAGATGCTTTGCCGTTCCAATCACTGTTCAATCAGACGTGGACCCCAGGATTTTTGGCCGCGGTGTCGGCACTGCGATCGTGATGGTGGGGAGAGTACACCTAGGAAAATTATCTGTCTAAACAAGAGTAACTAAATACTCAGTTATACAAGAGCCAACACTTAAATAATAGCGACAGGTTTATAGTTTATAGTACTACTAGCAGGCTGCCAACACTCAGTTAATAGTGACAGTGAAACTTTTAGCTTCTTTACCAAGTAATCTACTTACTGAGCAgtggtcatatcatctccaaaaaATGAAGATCACAGATATTAAGGTATTTTCCCGGGGTCTCAGTTGAACCATGCTACTAAAATTTTTCGGTGTATTTATGGTTAAAGTGTTCTAAAGTTTATAGCATCAATCTAGGATGAGATACACGGAGACAAAAGAGAACAGCGACTGCTGCATTATACAACTCTTAGAGAAATCAATTACTTTCGGTGGTCAGGAATTTCCCAGCAATTGATACGTTGACTGACTATGAACAGAAAGTCTTTCCGGCCTTGCTGCTTCCCCCTCCCCTCTTTCTTTCCTACTGTCAAGGACCACCTCTGCTTCCAAGTTCCCCCGGGGGTGAACGCCATGGCAGCAGACTCGCCTCCTTCACAGGTACACAGGCAAATCCTCCCTTGGTTCAATTTTTGCACCTTTTCGATGGCTATCTTCGATCTTTTCATGCGCGTTTTCCTagttttcttttcccctttttctggACACAGATCTATAGTGAACTCCATGTTAAGCATGATTTCTGTCGCATCAATTAGATCTGTTGCAAAATCCATGATATTTCATAACATGTGTCTCCGTGTTCTGAACACAAGTACTAATTGTTTGGAGTCCTGACGCAAACTGAACTTGCTGTGCTGTCCTGTCTTGTACTATATTTAGCAATACCCATGTCAGCTTATCTGTTAGCAGCTTATCCTGTTTACACAGCAATCCACAAGAAATACGTAAGATGATCATTCTACAGATCTTTTGAAGTAGGTTTTGATTTTATTGTTAAGTTGAATTATACAATGAATAAATTGTTGATGCAATATTTATCttagacacacacacaccctgCACTCAACGAAGCATATCTTAAGACAGTTAGACATACATGTACTGCTACACGTTTTCAAGTAGTTCTACGAAGTATGTCTCGATGCAGTATTTGAAAGTTGTTGTTTTACCTTGTCTGTTAACAGTATATGTCTTGTAGTATGACCTAATTTCTAGTTGATCAAATCTCTATCATGAGTTTTTTTAGTGTGTTGAAAATATGGCCTGAAGTTTATTGCCAACCTACAGCTGTACCTACTCTTATCTAGTCATATAAAGAACTTCCTTTGTTTCACAGTAGTTGATTCTTGATGGAAACTGAGCTTACTGCCATGCCTATTCCTATGTATTATTACTACTTGTATATTCATGCCACACTTAGAAATATTTTGAAGGGCAGTATGCAACATCTTGATCAGCATCTCCTTAGAAATATTTTTAAGGGTAGTGTGTAACATCTTGATCAGCATCTCCTTAGTTAGAAATGCCAATGCTTAATGTGAGCACACGATGTTGCAAGAGTTAAATGAAATTAGCCCAATAAGCGTATTATTATTGTCAAATATGAATACATTGGGTTCGATATTCTTGCCCTGACCTGTATAGTTCTTATTCCTCTTCTTATAGTGGTGTCTTGAGGAATTAAGTACGAACCGATTCCTAGTTGTTTACCTCTCTGACATATGTACTCTTTTGTGTTGAAAGCATTGTCCAAATTTGGCAGTGATCTTTCCTGTAAAGCATTGGGGCTGCTGGTTGACGTTGTTTCTGAAATCAGCTTTAGCTTCTGAAAGCAGTGTTCGTTGTGCTATGAATTGATTCCTATCTTGTACCTCTCTGAAGTGTATTAGGTGTGCCGAGATCATTGCACCAAGTGTTGAGGCTTCTAATAGACATTTATTCTAAAACCAGCTTTATCTTCTGAGAGATAATTTTTTAACCACCGAtaaacttttcttttttgaaggTAAAGGGTACAATGGATGACCCAGAGATGGATTCTCCTCGCGAAGACCTAGACGAGCAGTCAACTCAGGCAACAAATAAGATACTGAAGCGTACCACATCGTTCGCTCAAGGCACCATTGCCACTGCAACTGGCTTCGTCACCGCAGGATTCTCCGTGCACAAAGATGTTCTCTTGCACCGGCATGTCCTGGTGGCTGGCGGTTGCTTCCTGGTCATTGCATACCTATCTGCTCTCCTGCTGGTATACTTGAAACTGTTCTTGTCAGGATACAGGCAGCTGCACAAGGGGCACATCCGGTTCATCCAGTTCCTCTGCGTGATCAGCGGCGCGGCTCTGATCGCGACGAACTCCCTGCTGCTGGTCCTCATAAGCGAAGGCAACTTCTTGTTGTCTCTAAATCTGCTTCCCATACAGGGCCTCATCGGCGTTCTCGCGTACCACGCGACGCCGACGGA
This genomic interval carries:
- the LOC120674112 gene encoding CBL-interacting protein kinase 11-like → MDERRTILMGRYEIGKQLGQGTFAKVFYARNLTTSQAVAIKMINKDKVMKVGLMEQIKREISIMRLVKHPNVLQLFEVMASKSKIYFVLEYAKGGELFNKIAKGGKLSEDAARKYFHQLISAVDYCHSRGVYHRDLKPENLLLDENENLKVSDFGLSALAESKRQDGLLHTTCGTPAYVAPEVLSRKGYDGAKADIWSCGVILFVLVAGYLPFHDTNLIEMYRKISRADFRCPRGFSAELKDLLHRILDPDPSTRISISRIKRSAWYRKPVEVNAKKNETETPENTCTGEATTSGSTECSTSEGNQGSLSLPNLNAFDIISLSTGFNLSGFFEDKYGLNREERFTTRQSVTTVFAKLKELSRHLKLKVKKKENGILKLAAPKEGKKGVLELDAEIFEVAPSLLLVELKKTNGDTMEYQKLVKEEIRPALKDIVWVWQGDQHQHSQPTLQEQQPGPLFSPQHDQLQASLPRQEQQDLPNAPLAPQEPLDQLQSPFAQEQPEQLPPQEQLDQSPLPVALE
- the LOC120674113 gene encoding uncharacterized protein LOC120674113 isoform X2; amino-acid sequence: MNEQLQQGLNIEGGPPLHGTGSTEELAKSESERIKTFYQTILSVLVVFIVAALSGYKDIKELYSITNHKKVHLSNLLVAEGLLIIMTFLCAVALMMVEFFVYQYARRGRSWDRVVTILVAVTGTMLIAANTVLVIVTNRNNSALSVILAPVVVLVSVAVHAGAWMEEERSATLGSRYDMVMKGTFDMATIGTMASFALQGTVAFGYLKTPDNNQGKGDPPLDLAVCFATSTFSLVMMMICAMPLVLLPANMLEDLIRVVERLRHVVLAALAVMALVVSVEFLEGFVVLTVCPEAVALVLYYAVEFFSREAHGGSLPWLDFVFRIVAAVGFSLMTGLYGAFLGTDHYSVYLKAAMFILLLAVLSSLSRLAIPLDLPEVGGAGALEMGIAGIVVAFPVAALLAAIPLVLKCSFLLHQHYCSSIVSWSFALQALFHKANNFSLCGCRLQAAAWIWRGILLQNWASKDLDWTVDAFLCLPARCTESNSRLNPFG
- the LOC120674113 gene encoding uncharacterized protein LOC120674113 isoform X3, whose product is MNEQLQGLNIEGGPPLHGTGSTEELAKSESERIKTFYQTILSVLVVFIVAALSGYKDIKELYSITNHKKVHLSNLLVAEGLLIIMTFLCAVALMMVEFFVYQYARRGRSWDRVVTILVAVTGTMLIAANTVLVIVTNRNNSALSVILAPVVVLVSVAVHAGAWMEEERSATLGSRYDMVMKGTFDMATIGTMASFALQGTVAFGYLKTPDNNQGKGDPPLDLAVCFATSTFSLVMMMICAMPLVLLPANMLEDLIRVVERLRHVVLAALAVMALVVSVEFLEGFVVLTVCPEAVALVLYYAVEFFSREAHGGSLPWLDFVFRIVAAVGFSLMTGLYGAFLGTDHYSVYLKAAMFILLLAVLSSLSRLAIPLDLPEVGGAGALEMGIAGIVVAFPVAALLAAIPLVLKCSFLLHQHYCSSIVSWSFALQALFHKANNFSLCGCRLQAAAWIWRGILLQNWASKDLDWTVDAFLCLPARCTESNSRLNPFG
- the LOC120674113 gene encoding uncharacterized protein LOC120674113 isoform X1, translating into MEIYLLWWFLPLSVLQFSLQQGLNIEGGPPLHGTGSTEELAKSESERIKTFYQTILSVLVVFIVAALSGYKDIKELYSITNHKKVHLSNLLVAEGLLIIMTFLCAVALMMVEFFVYQYARRGRSWDRVVTILVAVTGTMLIAANTVLVIVTNRNNSALSVILAPVVVLVSVAVHAGAWMEEERSATLGSRYDMVMKGTFDMATIGTMASFALQGTVAFGYLKTPDNNQGKGDPPLDLAVCFATSTFSLVMMMICAMPLVLLPANMLEDLIRVVERLRHVVLAALAVMALVVSVEFLEGFVVLTVCPEAVALVLYYAVEFFSREAHGGSLPWLDFVFRIVAAVGFSLMTGLYGAFLGTDHYSVYLKAAMFILLLAVLSSLSRLAIPLDLPEVGGAGALEMGIAGIVVAFPVAALLAAIPLVLKCSFLLHQHYCSSIVSWSFALQALFHKANNFSLCGCRLQAAAWIWRGILLQNWASKDLDWTVDAFLCLPARCTESNSRLNPFG
- the LOC120674113 gene encoding uncharacterized protein LOC120674113 isoform X4, whose protein sequence is MEIYLLWWFLPLSVLQFSLQQGLNIEGGPPLHGTGSTEELAKSESERIKTFYQTILSVLVVFIVAALSGYKDIKELYSITNHKKVHLSNLLVAEGLLIIMTFLCAVALMMVEFFVYQYARRGRSWDRVVTILVAVTGTMLIAANTVLVIVTNRNNSALSVILAPVVVLVSVAVHAGAWMEEERSATLGSRYDMVMKGTFDMATIGTMASFALQGTVAFGYLKTPDNNQGKGDPPLDLAVCFATSTFSLVMMMICAMPLVLLPANMLEDLIRVVERLRHVVLAALAVMALVVSVEFLEGFVVLTVCPEAVALVLYYAVEFFSREAHGGSLPWLDFVFRIVAAVGFSLMTGLYGAFLGTDHYSVYLKAAMFILLLAVLSSLSRLAIPLDLPEVGGAGALEMGIAGIVVAFPVAALLAAIPLVLKVFLDLYLNRYFFTVFGELAILNVAEGNAVH